A section of the Penaeus chinensis breed Huanghai No. 1 chromosome 17, ASM1920278v2, whole genome shotgun sequence genome encodes:
- the LOC125033973 gene encoding LOW QUALITY PROTEIN: protein FAM91A1-like (The sequence of the model RefSeq protein was modified relative to this genomic sequence to represent the inferred CDS: deleted 2 bases in 1 codon), with protein sequence MASEIEQYIAKNCTWDKLPVNVKQLLGNSQKEYEKYIAEFSVKTQQRYRGNLVRQVLKNERSYYEEVLSYSRSHLMMYPYHLSDVVVKGLRVTPFQYYISILTDIMTAEKSYDSLPNFTAADCLRLLGIGRNQYIDLMNQCRSSRKLFRKKNVRDLLPALPCEITIEPWWIVCVGCVTEEDIKSLVKKREKVVIDSLIDVGSQKAGDLDKECVHSLYTKGLVYLEVPISPSDCISVPPLEGFVMNRVLGDYLESLMYKIFVSIDEHTPVSELATVLEIDLALVKVAVSLFCRLGFANKKNVEMSTYEMHPSWESAMAPTSKKLPTTADDLLLLELESALAESTPGEGEDIGACTPRTPTDDPLAAGFAFSGQGKRIAFLYDSTLTAFLMMGNLSQGLKSHAVTMFEVGKMLDEGLDSLLTELDKIQRSDSEGEAQRYFEHALTLRTSVTFLRHNRDLCSPGQEVPHALDLIRWESLSNLDPATTARLLKKNYQFLVSMAPLSYEISAIEGETPPHFGPAIPEVNSIWFKLFLYHITCSGPPSLLLPKGERLRRLPECLVGYEKVLVTPWGHDPTVVPLAALFTTVNEALMHSPVFIQAYGWYHDVCIQYIPFPLENSKKVNHPAVQALAKQLDLQHTFGFIKLVAFPAADTPGVNAMTAAEITTGMPQGSTSTPGRAFINSSSAALSETPHNDVTAPDAAKDFTGNLMDTAVPGEDFDPAGTSIPQVISFDDVASIVHERSEGQDPRREGMTLPLGGPTVDQWHLLECHFGLPLFDASLNQQVSQKIISHQLFSSESIEKFSESNTRLIHSLRNFISGNKAQGVCTEVQQRGGCREGASNLPLPTTPLLFCGGSLAPWEGS encoded by the exons ATGGCGTCCGAGATCGAGCAATACATAGCCAAGAATTGTACGTGGGATAAACTCCCCGTTAATGTTAAACAG TTACTTGGAAATTCTCaaaaagaatatgagaaataCATAGCAGAATTCAGCGTTAAAACACAACAGAGGTACCGAGGCAATCTAG TGCGACAAGTTCTTAAAAATGAAAGGAGTTATTATGAGGAGGTGCTATCCTACAGTCGGTCCCACCTGATGATGTACCCTTACCACCTGTCCGACGTGGTGGTTAAGGGACTTCGAGTTACCCCCTTCCAGTACTACATCTCCATCCTGACTGACATCATGACGGCAGAGAAGAGCTACGATTCTTTGCCGAACTTCACTGCAGCTGATT GTCTGAGATTGTTAGGGATTGGAAGGAACCAGTACATAGATCTCATGAACCAGTGCCGATCTAGTCGCAAACTCTTTCGCAAGAAGAATGTGCGGGACTTGCTTCCAGCTCTTCCCTGTGAAATAACCATAGAACCATGGTGGATCGTTTGTGTTGGGTGTGTCACTGAAGAAGACATTAAG AGCttagtaaagaaaagagagaaagtagttATAGACTCTCTCATTGATGTTGGCTCCCAAAAAGCAGGCGACCTAGATAAGGAATGCGTCCACAGCTTATACAC gAAAGGGTTGGTCTACTTGGAAGTGCCAATCAGCCCCAGTGACTGTATATCTGTCCCTCCACTAGAAGGATTTGTCATGAACAGAGTCCTTGGGGATTACCTTGAGAGTCTCATGTACAAGATATTTGTGTCCATTGATGAACATACTCCTGTATCTGAG CTAGCGACAGTGTTGGAGATAGATCTTGCACTAGTGAAGGTTGCTGTGTCACTTTTCTGTCGCCTGGGGTTCGCAAACAAGAAAAATGTTGAGATGTCAACTTATGAAATGCATCCATCTTGGGAATCGGCGATGGCACCAACCTCGAAAAA GTTACCAACAACAGCAGATGACTTGCTCCTATTAGAGCTAGAGTCAGCATTAGCCGAGAGCACcccgggagagggagaagatatagGGGCATGCACTCCACGAACCCCAACAGATGACCCTCTGGCTGCTGGGTTTGCTTTCAGTGGACAGGGCAAGAGGATAGCCTTTCTCTATGATTCAACCCTCACTGCTTTTCTGATGATGGGGAATTTGTCTCAG GGCCTAAAAAGTCATGCAGTCACAATGTTTGAAGTAGGCAAGATGTTGGATGAAGGACTGGATTCACTCCTTACTGAACTGGACAAGATACAGAG GTCAGACTCGGAAGGTGAAGCGCAGCGCTACTTTGAGCACGCCCTCACGTTGCGCACATCGGTGACCTTCCTCCGGCACAACCGGGACCTCTGTTCCCCTGGTCAGGAGGTCCCCCATGCCTTAGACCTGATCCGATGGGAGAGCCTGAGTAACCTTGACCCAGCCACCACAGCTCGACTTCTGAAGAAAAACTACCA gtTTCTTGTATCTATGGCCCCTCTAAGCTATGAGATTTCTGCTATAGAAGGTGAAACTCCTCCCCATTTTGGTCCCGCCATTCCTGAGGTTAACTCGATCTGGTTCAAACTGTTCCTCTATCATATCACATGCTCCGGTCCTCCGTCATTGTTATTGCCTAAAG gTGAAAGACTACGCCGTCTGCCGGAGTGCCTGGTGGGTTACGAGAAGGTGCTGGTCACGCCCTGGGGCCATGATCCCACTGTGGTGCCCCTTGCCGCCCTTTTCACCACAGTCAACGAGGCCCTGATGCATTCCCCTGTGTTCATCCAG GCTTATGGATGGTATCATGACGTTTGTATTCAGTATATTCCATTTCCTCTGGAAAATTCAa aaaaagtGAACCATCCTGCTGTACAAGCTTTAGCCAAACAGCTGGACCTGCAGCACACCTTTGGGTTTATTAAACTTGTGGCTTTTCCTGCTGCGGACACTCCTGGTGTCAATGCTATGACTGCAGCAGAGATCACGACAGGGATGCCCCAAGGGTCAACCAGCACACCGGGTCGGGCTTTCATCAACAGCAGCTCAGCGGCGTTAAGTGAGACCCCACAC AATGATGTGACAGCACCTGATGCCGCCAAGGACTTCACGGGCAACCTCATGGACACTGCAGTGCCTGGTGAAGATTTTGACCCGGCTGGGACTTCCATTCCTCAAGTCATTAGTTTTGATGATGTGGCTAGCATTGTGCATGAGAGGAGCGAAGGGCAGGATCCTCGGAG AGAGGGCATGACACTGCCTCTAGGTGGTCCAACTGTTGATCAGTGGCATCTGCTGGAGTGCCACTTTGGCTTGCCCCTGTTTGATGCTTCTCTCAACCAGCAAGTCTCCCAGAAGATCATCTCGCATCAGCTTTTTAGCTCAGAGAG CATTGAAAAATTCAGTGAATCCAACACCAGATTAATTCACAGCTTAAGGAACTTTATCAGTGGAAATAAG GCACAAGGTGTATGTACAGAGGTGCAGCAGAGGGGAGGCTGCCGTGAAGGTGCTTCCAACTTGCCCCTACCCACCACACCCCTGCTCTTCTGTGGAGGTTCTTTAGCCCCTTGGGAGGGTtcctga